From the genome of Candidatus Brocadiaceae bacterium, one region includes:
- the rbfA gene encoding 30S ribosome-binding factor RbfA produces the protein MNPRKKRRIEELLRREISSIVLYEMNDPRVGPVALTRVDLAEDQRSARVFVIVRGTDEAAEESLRVLSGAHGFVQALIARRLDLRYTPVLRFEMDRDVLQAMRTEQLIKEARRQDQEPPAPV, from the coding sequence ATGAACCCCCGCAAGAAGCGACGGATCGAGGAACTCCTGCGGCGCGAGATCAGCAGCATCGTCCTGTACGAGATGAACGACCCCCGCGTCGGCCCGGTGGCACTCACCCGGGTGGATCTGGCCGAAGACCAGCGCTCGGCGCGCGTCTTCGTGATCGTGCGCGGAACGGACGAAGCCGCCGAGGAGTCCCTGCGCGTCCTGTCGGGCGCCCATGGCTTCGTGCAGGCGCTGATCGCCCGCCGGCTGGACCTTCGCTACACGCCCGTCCTGCGCTTCGAGATGGACCGGGACGTCCTGCAGGCCATGCGCACCGAACAACTCATCAAGGAAGCCCGCCGGCAGGACCAGGAGCCCCCGGCCCCGGTCTGA
- a CDS encoding DUF503 domain-containing protein — protein MIVGTLEVRLHLPDARSLKDKRHVVQSLKDRLRTGFNVSVAEVERQDVIQSAVLGVVQVGNDTRYINGTLSRVVDALRRLPEAQLVDYRIEFL, from the coding sequence ATGATCGTCGGGACACTTGAAGTCCGCCTGCACCTGCCGGATGCCCGGTCCCTGAAGGACAAACGCCACGTCGTGCAGAGCCTGAAGGACAGGCTGCGCACCGGCTTCAACGTCAGCGTAGCGGAAGTCGAACGACAGGACGTCATCCAGTCGGCCGTCCTCGGCGTGGTGCAGGTCGGCAACGACACGCGGTACATCAACGGAACCCTGAGCCGCGTCGTCGACGCCCTGCGCCGGCTGCCGGAGGCGCAACTGGTGGACTACCGGATCGAGTTCCTCTGA
- the infB gene encoding translation initiation factor IF-2, whose translation MGKKVKLHEIAKSVGITSAELIEICQRAGFAELDHHARAVSLEQADELRKTAIKLYRPKRAPVAPPPPPPPKPEPPRPTRKPAPPTTSDVKPVPPPKPTGSRALAAAAAAAAEAPPVAPKEEPEARAKPRSRRRAGRRDQDGDAVRTRTIVFKQPKREIETRRIEKVELIRPVTVRELSESIGVPAAEIIRQLMFDHGVRANINQGLEDDVVQLIGLAHEVEVTLKDPRTAEDALIDSLPDDAPEDLKPRPAVVAMLGHVDHGKTSILDRIRNTRVAEGEAGGITQDVGAWQVQIDTGVITLIDTPGHEAFTAMRARGARVTDIVVLVVAADDGVMPQTIEAISHARAAEVPIIVALNKIDKPEANVLRVRQQLAGHGLNPEEWGGETGFVELSALTGQGIDALLERIVLEAELLELRANPDRPASGAVLESRMEPGRGVVTNTVVQRGTLRIGDVVVCGNAYGTVRALATPHGEVREAGPSQPVAISGLNRSPEAGDTFVVVGDLETARKVAEERDLRVQQLRRKPLQRVTLETLFDRLEAGEMKQFNVVLKADVQGTLEPLMDSLARLGDEEVSVRVIHHGIGNVNASDVVLADAADAIIIAFRVTADEKVREMAAMHGIEIIYYDVIYNVTDQIHAALEGLLEPERRQERVGLAEVRRVFSSSRFGNIAGCFVVEGAIRRNCRVHVIRDGDVLHDGAISSLRQGKTDVREVETGRECGINVEGFDGIREGDRIEAYTTVSVKRTLSRKGHREASPQQSGAGTS comes from the coding sequence GTGGGAAAGAAGGTCAAGCTTCACGAGATCGCCAAGTCAGTCGGCATCACAAGTGCCGAACTGATCGAGATATGCCAGCGGGCCGGGTTCGCTGAGTTGGACCATCACGCACGGGCCGTGTCACTCGAACAGGCCGACGAACTGCGCAAGACGGCCATCAAGCTCTACCGGCCGAAGAGAGCCCCCGTCGCCCCTCCCCCGCCCCCCCCGCCGAAGCCCGAACCGCCCAGGCCGACCCGCAAGCCGGCACCGCCGACCACCTCCGACGTGAAGCCCGTGCCGCCGCCCAAGCCGACCGGCAGCCGCGCACTCGCCGCCGCCGCAGCGGCGGCGGCCGAGGCCCCGCCCGTCGCCCCCAAGGAGGAGCCCGAAGCCAGGGCCAAGCCCCGCTCCCGCCGGCGTGCGGGCCGCCGCGACCAGGACGGCGACGCCGTGCGCACGCGCACCATCGTCTTCAAGCAGCCGAAACGGGAGATCGAAACCCGGCGGATCGAGAAGGTGGAACTGATCCGCCCGGTGACCGTCCGCGAACTGTCCGAGAGCATCGGAGTGCCCGCCGCCGAGATCATCCGCCAGCTCATGTTCGACCACGGAGTCCGGGCCAACATCAACCAGGGCCTGGAAGACGATGTCGTCCAACTGATCGGGCTGGCACACGAGGTCGAGGTCACCCTCAAGGACCCCCGAACCGCCGAAGACGCCCTGATCGACTCGCTGCCGGACGACGCCCCCGAGGACCTGAAGCCTCGCCCGGCCGTCGTCGCCATGCTCGGCCACGTCGACCACGGCAAGACGTCCATCCTCGACCGCATACGCAATACCCGCGTGGCCGAAGGTGAAGCCGGCGGCATCACCCAGGACGTCGGCGCCTGGCAGGTCCAGATCGACACGGGCGTCATCACGCTCATCGACACCCCGGGGCATGAGGCGTTCACCGCCATGCGCGCCCGCGGCGCCCGCGTCACCGACATCGTCGTCCTGGTCGTGGCGGCCGACGACGGCGTCATGCCGCAGACCATCGAGGCCATCAGCCACGCCCGGGCCGCCGAAGTGCCGATCATCGTCGCCCTCAACAAGATCGACAAGCCCGAGGCGAACGTCCTGCGCGTCCGCCAGCAACTGGCCGGACACGGGCTCAACCCCGAGGAATGGGGCGGCGAGACCGGATTCGTCGAACTCAGCGCTCTCACCGGCCAGGGCATCGACGCCCTGCTGGAGCGGATCGTCCTGGAGGCCGAGCTGCTCGAACTCAGGGCGAACCCCGACCGGCCCGCCAGCGGCGCCGTCCTGGAGTCCCGCATGGAGCCCGGCCGGGGCGTCGTCACCAACACCGTCGTGCAGAGGGGCACCCTTCGCATCGGCGACGTCGTCGTCTGCGGAAACGCCTACGGCACCGTGCGTGCGCTGGCCACACCGCACGGGGAGGTGCGCGAGGCCGGACCGTCGCAGCCCGTGGCGATCAGCGGCCTGAACCGCTCGCCCGAGGCGGGCGACACCTTCGTCGTCGTCGGCGACCTGGAGACGGCCCGCAAGGTCGCCGAGGAACGCGACCTGCGCGTCCAGCAGCTCCGCCGCAAGCCGCTTCAGCGCGTGACCCTGGAGACGCTGTTCGACCGGCTCGAAGCCGGCGAGATGAAGCAGTTCAACGTCGTGCTCAAGGCCGACGTCCAGGGGACGCTGGAGCCCCTGATGGACAGCCTGGCGCGCCTGGGCGACGAGGAAGTCTCCGTGCGCGTCATCCACCACGGCATCGGCAACGTCAACGCGAGCGACGTCGTGCTCGCCGACGCTGCGGACGCGATCATCATCGCCTTCCGCGTCACGGCCGACGAGAAGGTGCGCGAGATGGCCGCCATGCACGGCATCGAGATCATATACTACGACGTTATCTACAACGTCACCGACCAGATCCATGCCGCGCTGGAAGGGCTGCTGGAGCCCGAACGCCGCCAGGAGCGCGTGGGCCTGGCGGAGGTCCGCCGCGTGTTCAGCAGCAGCCGGTTCGGCAACATCGCCGGGTGCTTCGTGGTTGAGGGCGCCATCCGGCGCAACTGCCGGGTGCACGTCATCCGCGACGGCGATGTGCTGCACGACGGCGCCATCTCCTCGCTGAGGCAGGGCAAGACCGACGTGCGCGAAGTGGAGACCGGCCGCGAGTGCGGCATCAACGTCGAGGGATTCGACGGCATACGGGAAGGCGACAGGATCGAGGCCTACACGACAGTGTCCGTCAAGCGCACACTGTCGCGCAAGGGTCACAGAGAGGCGTCGCCCCAGCAGAGCGGGGCCGGCACGTCCTGA
- the nusA gene encoding transcription termination factor NusA, with product MQGKEILRLVSTLHRNKEIEEELIFQAIEAALESAARKHFGPDVDVSIIIDRQTGNVSATYDQKVIEPETLGRIAAQTAKQVFIQKTREAESDTLWKEYSERIGTLVTGTVQRFEGGSMIVNLERSEGLCPRSEQIPGEHYQPGERIRAIIVDVRKVNSLVRILLSRASPDFIRRLFELEVPEVAEGVVQIRKIAREPGLRTKVAVISTDPRVDCIGACVGVRGTRIKSIIDEVKGEKIDIIPWSDAPETMIADSLRPAEILQITLEEGEHTRRATVVVPEDHLSLAIGWKGQNVRLAVKMTGWDIDIEPPERPAGEQQESEAAEESPAPPEYRASEEALAEAEEDADPNPTAEETPAQPETGAAQDATGTGTEPGPPPSDDAQHTMEAPDPTDS from the coding sequence ATGCAAGGCAAAGAGATACTGCGCCTGGTCAGCACTCTCCATCGCAACAAGGAGATCGAGGAGGAGCTGATCTTCCAGGCCATCGAAGCCGCACTGGAATCGGCCGCCCGCAAGCACTTCGGCCCCGACGTCGACGTCAGCATCATCATCGACCGGCAGACCGGCAACGTGTCGGCCACGTACGACCAGAAGGTCATCGAGCCGGAGACGCTGGGGCGGATCGCCGCACAGACGGCCAAGCAGGTGTTCATCCAGAAGACGCGCGAGGCCGAGAGCGACACGCTCTGGAAGGAGTACTCCGAGCGGATCGGGACGCTGGTGACCGGGACGGTCCAGCGCTTCGAGGGCGGCTCGATGATCGTCAACCTGGAACGCAGCGAGGGGCTCTGCCCGCGCTCTGAGCAGATCCCCGGTGAACACTACCAGCCCGGCGAACGCATCCGCGCCATCATCGTGGACGTGCGCAAGGTCAACAGCCTCGTGCGCATCCTGCTCTCGCGCGCCAGCCCGGACTTCATCCGGCGCCTCTTCGAGCTGGAAGTCCCGGAGGTCGCAGAGGGCGTCGTCCAGATCAGGAAGATCGCCCGCGAGCCCGGCCTGCGCACGAAGGTCGCCGTGATCAGCACCGACCCGCGGGTCGACTGCATCGGCGCCTGCGTCGGCGTGCGCGGCACCCGCATCAAGAGCATCATCGACGAGGTCAAGGGCGAGAAGATCGACATCATCCCCTGGAGCGACGCTCCCGAGACGATGATCGCCGACAGCCTGCGGCCCGCCGAGATACTGCAGATCACCCTGGAAGAGGGAGAACACACCCGGCGGGCGACCGTCGTGGTCCCCGAGGATCACCTCTCCCTGGCGATCGGGTGGAAGGGCCAGAACGTCCGGCTCGCCGTCAAGATGACGGGCTGGGACATCGACATCGAGCCGCCGGAGCGCCCGGCCGGCGAGCAACAGGAAAGCGAGGCCGCCGAGGAGTCGCCGGCCCCCCCCGAGTACCGGGCAAGCGAAGAGGCCCTGGCCGAGGCCGAGGAGGACGCGGACCCGAATCCGACCGCAGAGGAGACGCCCGCACAGCCGGAGACGGGCGCGGCACAGGACGCCACAGGCACGGGGACGGAGCCCGGCCCCCCGCCCTCGGACGACGCGCAGCACACGATGGAAGCGCCGGACCCCACAGACAGTTGA
- the purL gene encoding phosphoribosylformylglycinamidine synthase subunit PurL, protein MQYRIEVIRKQECRDPAGLSALADIRDLGIRDVRDVRVLDVFLVDGRLDADQIHALSRALFVDPIVQQYRLCGPEQPRWPWAEDGDVHTVEVKRRPGVMDPVQQSALKGAADLGLADDVDSIRTVRRYLLRGRLTRPQIERIAWKVLANNTIEDVHIDEPAALYPTHEIRYEFALRTVPLRDANDAELERMSRQGVLSLSLEEMKAVQSYFRNEGREPTDLELEILAQTWSEHCVHKTLKGHITYDGPVPPGWDEHRDDRGRVVLDNLLAATIARATDELDKPWCVSVFKDNAGVIEFDDENCVCFKVETHNHPSAIEPYGGANTGIGGVIRDPLGTGLGARPIMNTDVFCFGPPDMPDDEVPPGALHPRRVMKGVVAGVRDYGNRMGIPTANGAVYFDRRYTGNPLVYCGNVGLIPRNAIEKAARPGDLALVIGGRTGRDGIHGATFSSVELTSESEDVSSGCVQIGNAITEKKVLDTLLKARDLGLYRDITDCGAGGLSCAIGEMGRITGVDAEIHRVPLKYEGLSYTEIWVSEAQERMVLAVPPENLEAIMDVFAAEDVEATVVGRFTGDGRLTVRYDGRVVADLDMTFVHEGLPRFHGQARWEPVLRPDPLLPESRKAATPAESDACDRALAGPDDWTAALERILAAPNVCSKEWIIRQYDHEVQGQTVVKPLVGPLADGPGDASVLTPVLGSTRGIAVACGLNPRYGDIDAYHAAACAIDEALRNLTAVGAPITHTAILDNFCWGNTRRPEQLGTLVRAAMACYDAAVGFGVPFISGKDSLNNEFNTGQETIAIPPTLLISALAVMDDVRRAVTMDLKEPGNLVYLIGATHPELGGSHYLELFALTGSSVPQVRVERARHTMECLAHAIGDGLVRACHDLSEGGLAVAAAEMAFSGDIGLQIDLDSVPYHGPDDLRRDSVLLFSESASRFLAEVRPEHAAEFEGRLAGVPLATVGRTEHSRVLTVNGLHGTVILNASLGRLKAAWKTPLI, encoded by the coding sequence ATGCAATACAGAATCGAAGTCATCCGCAAGCAGGAATGCAGGGACCCCGCCGGCCTCAGCGCCCTGGCCGACATCCGCGACCTCGGGATCCGGGACGTCCGCGACGTGCGCGTTCTGGACGTGTTCCTCGTCGACGGCCGGCTCGATGCCGATCAGATCCACGCCCTCTCCCGCGCGCTGTTCGTCGATCCCATCGTGCAGCAGTACCGCCTCTGCGGACCCGAACAGCCGCGCTGGCCCTGGGCCGAGGACGGAGACGTCCACACCGTCGAGGTGAAACGCCGCCCCGGCGTCATGGACCCCGTTCAGCAGAGCGCCCTCAAGGGCGCCGCCGACCTGGGCCTGGCCGACGACGTCGACTCCATCCGCACGGTACGGCGCTACCTCCTGCGCGGCCGCCTGACCCGCCCGCAGATCGAACGCATCGCCTGGAAGGTGCTGGCCAACAACACCATCGAAGATGTCCACATCGACGAGCCCGCCGCCCTCTACCCCACCCACGAGATCCGCTACGAGTTCGCCCTCCGGACCGTTCCCCTGCGGGACGCCAACGACGCCGAACTCGAACGCATGAGCCGCCAGGGCGTGCTCTCGCTCTCGCTGGAAGAGATGAAGGCCGTTCAGAGCTACTTCCGCAACGAAGGCCGCGAACCGACCGACCTGGAACTGGAGATCCTCGCCCAGACGTGGAGCGAACACTGCGTCCACAAAACGCTTAAAGGCCACATCACCTACGACGGCCCCGTACCCCCCGGATGGGATGAACACCGCGACGACCGGGGCCGCGTCGTGCTCGACAACCTCCTGGCAGCCACCATCGCACGCGCCACGGACGAACTGGACAAGCCCTGGTGCGTCAGCGTCTTCAAGGACAACGCCGGCGTCATCGAGTTCGACGACGAGAACTGCGTCTGCTTCAAGGTCGAAACCCACAACCACCCCAGCGCCATCGAACCCTACGGCGGCGCCAACACCGGCATCGGCGGCGTCATCCGCGACCCGCTCGGCACCGGCCTCGGGGCACGGCCGATCATGAACACCGACGTGTTCTGCTTCGGCCCGCCCGACATGCCGGACGACGAGGTGCCGCCCGGCGCCCTGCACCCGCGGCGCGTCATGAAGGGCGTCGTCGCCGGCGTGCGCGACTACGGCAACCGCATGGGCATCCCCACGGCCAACGGCGCCGTCTACTTCGACCGCCGCTACACGGGCAACCCCCTGGTCTACTGCGGCAACGTGGGCCTGATCCCCCGCAACGCAATCGAGAAGGCCGCCCGCCCCGGCGACCTGGCCCTCGTCATCGGAGGCCGCACCGGCCGCGACGGTATCCACGGCGCCACGTTCTCGTCCGTCGAGTTGACCAGCGAAAGTGAGGACGTCTCCAGCGGATGCGTCCAGATCGGCAACGCCATCACCGAGAAGAAGGTCCTGGACACCCTGCTGAAGGCGCGCGACCTGGGCCTCTACCGCGACATCACCGACTGCGGGGCCGGCGGGCTCAGCTGCGCCATCGGCGAGATGGGCCGCATCACCGGCGTGGACGCCGAAATCCACCGCGTGCCGCTCAAATACGAGGGCCTCTCCTACACCGAAATCTGGGTCTCCGAAGCCCAGGAACGCATGGTGCTCGCCGTGCCCCCGGAGAACCTGGAGGCGATCATGGACGTCTTCGCCGCCGAGGACGTCGAGGCCACCGTCGTCGGGCGCTTCACCGGCGACGGCCGCCTGACCGTCCGCTACGACGGCCGCGTGGTCGCGGACCTGGACATGACGTTCGTCCACGAAGGGCTGCCCCGGTTCCACGGCCAGGCGCGCTGGGAGCCCGTGCTGCGGCCGGACCCGCTCCTGCCCGAGTCCCGGAAGGCGGCAACCCCCGCCGAGTCCGATGCCTGCGACCGCGCGCTGGCCGGCCCCGATGACTGGACGGCCGCCCTGGAGCGGATACTGGCCGCCCCGAACGTCTGCTCCAAGGAATGGATCATCCGCCAGTACGACCACGAGGTCCAGGGACAGACCGTCGTCAAGCCGCTGGTCGGCCCGCTGGCCGACGGCCCCGGCGACGCCTCCGTCCTGACCCCCGTGCTCGGATCCACCCGCGGCATCGCCGTCGCCTGCGGCCTCAACCCCCGCTACGGCGACATCGACGCCTATCACGCCGCCGCCTGCGCCATCGACGAGGCCCTGCGCAACCTGACGGCCGTCGGCGCCCCGATCACCCACACGGCCATCCTGGACAACTTCTGCTGGGGCAACACCCGCCGCCCCGAGCAGCTCGGCACCCTCGTGCGGGCGGCCATGGCCTGCTACGACGCCGCCGTCGGCTTCGGCGTGCCCTTCATCAGCGGCAAGGACAGCCTGAACAACGAGTTCAACACCGGGCAGGAGACCATTGCCATCCCGCCCACCCTGCTCATCAGCGCACTGGCCGTCATGGACGACGTCCGCCGCGCCGTCACCATGGACCTGAAGGAACCCGGCAACCTGGTCTACCTGATCGGGGCCACGCACCCCGAACTCGGCGGGTCGCACTACCTGGAACTCTTCGCCCTGACCGGCAGCAGCGTGCCCCAGGTGCGCGTGGAACGGGCACGGCACACGATGGAGTGCCTGGCGCACGCCATCGGCGACGGCCTCGTGCGCGCCTGTCACGACCTCTCCGAAGGCGGCCTGGCCGTCGCAGCCGCTGAGATGGCGTTCTCCGGGGACATCGGCCTGCAGATCGACCTCGATTCGGTGCCCTACCACGGGCCGGACGACCTCCGGCGCGACAGCGTCCTGCTGTTCAGCGAATCGGCCAGCCGCTTCCTGGCGGAGGTGCGGCCCGAACACGCCGCGGAGTTCGAGGGCCGGCTGGCCGGCGTGCCCCTGGCCACCGTCGGCCGCACGGAGCACTCCCGGGTCCTCACGGTCAACGGCCTGCACGGCACCGTCATCCTGAACGCTTCTCTGGGTCGCCTCAAAGCAGCCTGGAAGACACCCCTCATCTGA
- a CDS encoding prephenate dehydrogenase/arogenate dehydrogenase family protein — protein MDSTPVMFEQVAVFGPGLIGGSMGLAMRRRQLARRIRGIGRRAESLDRALAVGAIDEATLEPGRGVRDADLVILATPIRALPAIASAIAPHLKPGALVTDVASTKAEVVRTIASALGSRPDVAYVPSHPMAGSERSGPEAAAADLFEGAVCILTAGADTDPAAAAVERLWKALGARVVHMTPEAHDRTVARVSHLPHLAAAALMVELDPGQAALCGRSLLDTTRVASGDPEIWIDICASNRKQVRQAVLDHVAVLRQMADSLAAGDLEPLRRLLVDARTRREGLLRTRPTAPPDNT, from the coding sequence ATGGACAGCACCCCCGTCATGTTCGAGCAGGTGGCCGTCTTCGGCCCCGGCCTCATCGGCGGCTCGATGGGCCTGGCCATGCGCCGCCGGCAACTGGCGCGGCGGATCCGCGGCATCGGCCGGCGCGCCGAATCCCTCGACCGGGCGCTGGCCGTCGGCGCCATCGACGAGGCCACGCTCGAGCCCGGCCGGGGAGTCCGCGATGCCGACCTCGTCATACTGGCCACCCCCATCCGCGCCCTTCCCGCCATCGCCTCGGCCATCGCCCCCCACCTGAAGCCCGGAGCGCTCGTCACGGACGTGGCCAGCACAAAGGCCGAGGTCGTGCGGACGATCGCCTCGGCCCTCGGCAGCCGTCCGGACGTCGCCTACGTCCCCTCGCACCCGATGGCCGGCAGCGAGCGAAGCGGCCCCGAAGCCGCCGCCGCAGACCTGTTCGAAGGCGCCGTCTGCATCCTCACCGCCGGGGCGGACACCGACCCCGCCGCCGCCGCCGTCGAACGGCTGTGGAAGGCACTCGGCGCCCGCGTCGTGCACATGACGCCCGAGGCCCATGACCGCACCGTCGCACGCGTCAGCCACCTGCCGCACCTGGCCGCCGCCGCGCTGATGGTCGAACTCGACCCCGGGCAGGCAGCCCTCTGCGGCCGCAGCCTGCTGGACACCACCCGCGTCGCCAGCGGCGACCCCGAGATCTGGATCGACATCTGCGCGTCGAACCGGAAACAGGTCCGGCAGGCCGTGCTGGACCACGTCGCCGTGCTCCGGCAGATGGCCGACAGCCTGGCCGCCGGGGACCTGGAACCCCTCCGCCGCCTGCTGGTCGATGCCAGGACTCGGCGCGAGGGCCTCCTGCGCACCCGCCCCACGGCCCCCCCGGACAACACGTGA
- the pheT gene encoding phenylalanine--tRNA ligase subunit beta: MKASYQWLKDYCAFDLPAHELSARLSHSGLNVDTFEPRGEDWMLDVEVKSNRPDCLCHLGIAREAAAITGAPWRRPDFELIEAGPPAFEDRASVRVDAPDLCPHYTARVIAGVRVGPSPAWLQQRLEVCGIRPINNVVDATNYVMLECGQPLHAFDLARLDGAAVIVRRAAAGETITLIDGSRVELTGQECVIADRTRPVALAGVMGGLESEISDATVDVLLESARFDPRNNRRTARRHGLSSDSSYRYQRGIDPEITAWASRRACALIMELAGGQLLSGSAQLRFDTAETPEVTLRAARTRLLLGIELPTETAARILSGLGIDVLARDGRQVTVRIPSWRSDLSREIDLIEEVARIHGYDRIAETTSMPVRPSAPDPSRTAERRARLLLAGQGFTEAMTYTLIAPDPVQRAQPWSDAEPIAVRNPVTNERSHLRQTTMANLLGVKAFNAAHGTPAVDLFELGRVHLGQPDQELPREMTALAVLTDRDDGLRVLKGVLANLCDELGLQEDIEEEAGGRGPFDAEECVQFRLNGSLLGVAGVVSRAIADRLDLNTRPALMEIDLRLLTDNAHLARAYRPIPTYPATRRDLAVVVADNVRWADVRRCVEAARPDVLEAVDYLSTYRGEAIPAGHKSLALALTLRCADRTITAAEAEQARDVVLHALSDRLGARLR; encoded by the coding sequence ATGAAGGCGAGCTACCAGTGGCTGAAGGACTATTGCGCCTTCGACCTGCCCGCACACGAACTCTCGGCCCGCCTGAGCCACTCCGGACTCAACGTCGATACCTTCGAGCCCCGCGGCGAGGACTGGATGCTGGACGTCGAGGTCAAGAGCAACCGCCCCGACTGCCTCTGCCACCTGGGCATCGCACGCGAAGCGGCCGCCATCACGGGCGCCCCGTGGCGCCGCCCCGATTTCGAACTCATCGAGGCCGGCCCGCCCGCCTTCGAAGACCGCGCCTCGGTCCGCGTCGACGCGCCTGACCTCTGCCCGCACTACACCGCGCGCGTCATCGCCGGCGTGCGCGTCGGGCCCTCCCCGGCCTGGCTGCAGCAGAGGCTGGAGGTCTGCGGCATCCGCCCGATCAACAACGTCGTCGATGCCACGAACTACGTGATGCTCGAATGCGGACAGCCGCTCCACGCCTTCGACCTCGCCCGGCTGGACGGCGCCGCCGTCATCGTGCGCCGCGCGGCCGCAGGCGAGACGATCACACTCATCGACGGCTCCCGCGTGGAACTGACCGGACAGGAGTGCGTCATCGCGGACCGGACGCGCCCCGTCGCACTGGCCGGCGTGATGGGCGGCCTGGAGTCCGAGATCTCCGACGCCACCGTCGACGTGCTGCTGGAGAGCGCGCGGTTCGACCCCCGCAACAACCGCCGCACGGCCCGCCGACACGGCCTCTCGAGCGATTCGTCCTACCGCTATCAGCGCGGAATCGACCCCGAAATCACCGCTTGGGCCTCGCGGCGCGCCTGCGCACTGATCATGGAACTGGCCGGCGGGCAGCTCCTTTCAGGCAGCGCTCAACTGCGATTCGACACGGCGGAGACGCCCGAGGTGACGCTCCGCGCAGCACGAACCAGGCTCCTGCTGGGCATCGAACTGCCCACGGAAACCGCCGCCCGGATCCTCTCCGGCCTGGGCATCGACGTCCTCGCCCGGGACGGCCGGCAGGTCACCGTGCGCATCCCCAGTTGGCGTTCCGACCTGTCGCGCGAGATCGACCTGATCGAGGAGGTCGCCCGGATCCACGGCTACGACAGGATCGCCGAGACCACCAGCATGCCCGTACGGCCGTCCGCCCCGGACCCGTCACGGACGGCCGAGCGCCGCGCCCGCCTGCTGCTGGCAGGCCAGGGCTTCACCGAAGCGATGACCTACACCCTGATCGCCCCCGACCCGGTCCAGCGCGCCCAGCCGTGGTCCGACGCCGAACCGATCGCCGTCCGCAACCCCGTCACGAACGAACGCTCGCACCTGCGCCAGACGACCATGGCCAACCTGCTCGGCGTCAAAGCGTTCAACGCCGCCCACGGGACGCCCGCAGTGGACCTGTTCGAGCTGGGCCGCGTCCACCTGGGGCAGCCCGACCAGGAACTGCCCCGCGAGATGACGGCACTGGCCGTCCTGACCGACCGCGACGACGGGCTGCGCGTCCTGAAGGGCGTCCTGGCGAACCTGTGCGACGAACTCGGCCTCCAGGAGGACATCGAGGAGGAGGCGGGCGGACGGGGGCCGTTCGACGCCGAGGAGTGCGTGCAGTTCCGCCTGAACGGCAGCCTGCTGGGCGTGGCGGGCGTCGTATCGAGGGCAATCGCCGACCGGCTGGACCTGAACACGCGGCCCGCCCTGATGGAGATCGACCTGCGCCTGCTGACCGACAACGCCCACCTCGCCCGGGCCTATCGGCCGATCCCGACGTACCCGGCCACACGCAGGGACCTGGCCGTCGTCGTGGCCGACAACGTCCGCTGGGCCGACGTGCGCCGGTGCGTGGAGGCCGCCCGGCCGGACGTGCTGGAGGCGGTCGACTACCTCAGCACCTACCGGGGCGAGGCCATCCCCGCCGGGCACAAGAGCCTGGCCCTGGCCCTGACGCTGCGCTGCGCCGACCGCACCATCACCGCCGCCGAAGCCGAACAGGCCCGCGACGTGGTGCTCCATGCCTTGAGCGACCGGCTGGGCGCCCGGCTGCGCTGA